From a single Streptomyces misionensis genomic region:
- a CDS encoding YfhO family protein: protein MVRRSERGAGRPAAASLAALVACVALCAADALAGGYPFGPRTRSVNDLGNQYVPLHAHLWDLLHGRADGGLLVNWQSGYGSSFLPDFGTYLASPFAPLVALFPRDEIDLAVYVITVLKIACAAAVMACLLLALRPGRWWAAGLLGASYALCGWTLADADYNPMWLDGLIALPLLCLVGEWALAGRRRVLGVLLVALVWSANFYTAYMATLGAALVLLVRLSLAGPTRRQALAATGRAVLTVVLGTGLAAPLVAVVYLGTKHAYPGRVRPFNPVPTEDLVARLLPGTYGWGSPALYVGTTALLLALALPFHRAVPGRVRAAWTALVLAVALSLQWAPTSLAWHAFATPQGSSYRQTFVLAGLLVIAAWHALSYGPPRPAALGAATALLALGAVAARGSDVIHAHTWPLLLLAAGGTLTGLLLLRGAGRHGGLAALAVLVLLGAQLGESAVTSAVANGLRLKHLDDYAPFGQRQQRQAAAIAGADDWPRHRTEPGREQTVANDPMLVGGQGAAYYSSLTSDVLSRTLTALGGGWTSRGRGVQSLDNAVTDVLFSVGARVHSPPDPHQTHRPGDTAPPTVTRRAVPPLVTVRPGPGTTPFGASPYRNQELLLGSRVYTVPALTVRDDAGAPLPARRVGSGTARTRPAITASCPPGTQVNLWAPHFSGTARLATGTDTAVFRSVSGRSLAAMEPLGRTPASGRVRIELVPDRPGRVPPGAVGCLDTARLDTAAARLTATGATAVTVSDGTLHAQLPPGSRGLAVVAAPRIAGWRCAAGDGPARPAGQYHGLIAVPLDGGQTSLTCTFHPPGLRLGTTVGLASLAVLLLLTAGAAVRRRRTSAPAPTAPPAPRERATAAH, encoded by the coding sequence ATGGTTCGTCGGAGCGAGCGGGGCGCGGGGCGCCCGGCCGCCGCGTCGCTGGCCGCCCTCGTCGCCTGCGTGGCGCTGTGCGCCGCGGACGCGCTGGCCGGCGGCTACCCGTTCGGCCCGCGCACCCGCAGCGTCAACGACCTGGGCAACCAGTACGTACCGCTGCACGCCCACCTCTGGGACCTGCTGCACGGCAGGGCCGACGGCGGACTGCTGGTCAACTGGCAGTCCGGGTACGGCTCCAGCTTCCTGCCCGACTTCGGCACCTACCTCGCCAGCCCGTTCGCGCCGCTCGTCGCGCTCTTCCCCCGGGACGAGATCGACCTCGCGGTGTACGTCATCACCGTCTTGAAGATCGCCTGCGCGGCGGCCGTCATGGCGTGCCTGCTGCTCGCGCTGCGGCCCGGCCGCTGGTGGGCGGCGGGGCTGCTCGGGGCGTCGTACGCGCTGTGCGGCTGGACGCTGGCGGACGCCGACTACAACCCGATGTGGCTCGACGGGCTGATCGCGCTGCCGCTGCTGTGCCTGGTCGGCGAATGGGCCCTGGCCGGGCGGCGCCGCGTCCTCGGGGTGCTGCTCGTCGCGCTCGTGTGGAGCGCCAACTTCTACACCGCCTACATGGCCACCCTCGGGGCCGCGCTGGTGCTGCTGGTACGGCTGTCGCTCGCCGGGCCGACCCGCCGGCAGGCCCTCGCCGCCACCGGCCGCGCCGTGCTCACCGTCGTCCTCGGCACGGGGCTCGCCGCGCCCCTGGTGGCGGTCGTCTACCTCGGCACCAAGCACGCCTACCCGGGCCGGGTACGGCCGTTCAACCCGGTGCCGACCGAGGACCTGGTCGCCCGGCTGCTGCCGGGGACGTACGGCTGGGGCTCCCCGGCGCTCTACGTCGGCACCACCGCCCTGCTGCTCGCCCTCGCCCTGCCCTTCCACCGGGCCGTCCCGGGCCGCGTCCGGGCGGCCTGGACCGCGCTGGTGCTCGCGGTGGCCCTCTCCCTGCAATGGGCGCCCACCAGCCTCGCCTGGCACGCCTTCGCCACCCCGCAGGGCAGCTCCTACCGGCAGACCTTCGTGCTGGCCGGGCTGCTCGTCATCGCCGCCTGGCACGCCCTGTCGTACGGCCCGCCCCGACCGGCCGCGCTCGGCGCCGCCACCGCGCTGCTCGCCCTGGGCGCCGTCGCCGCCCGCGGCAGCGACGTGATCCACGCGCACACCTGGCCCCTCCTGCTGCTCGCCGCCGGCGGAACGCTCACCGGACTCCTCCTCCTGCGCGGCGCGGGGCGGCACGGCGGACTCGCCGCCCTCGCCGTCCTCGTCCTCCTCGGCGCGCAGCTGGGCGAGAGCGCCGTCACCTCCGCCGTCGCGAACGGGCTGCGCCTCAAGCACCTGGACGACTACGCCCCCTTCGGCCAGCGGCAGCAGCGGCAGGCGGCGGCGATCGCCGGGGCCGACGACTGGCCCCGCCACCGCACCGAGCCCGGCCGCGAACAGACCGTCGCCAACGACCCGATGCTGGTGGGCGGTCAGGGCGCCGCCTACTACAGCAGCCTGACCTCCGACGTCCTCTCCCGCACCCTCACCGCGCTGGGCGGCGGCTGGACCTCGCGCGGCCGGGGGGTGCAGAGCCTCGACAACGCCGTCACCGACGTGCTCTTCTCCGTCGGCGCCCGGGTGCACAGCCCGCCCGACCCGCACCAGACCCACCGTCCCGGGGACACCGCCCCGCCCACCGTCACCCGGCGGGCCGTGCCGCCCCTGGTCACCGTGCGGCCCGGCCCCGGCACCACGCCCTTCGGCGCGTCCCCGTACCGCAACCAGGAACTGCTGCTGGGCAGCCGTGTCTACACCGTGCCCGCCCTCACCGTGCGCGACGACGCCGGGGCCCCGCTGCCCGCCCGCCGGGTCGGCTCGGGCACCGCGCGGACCCGGCCGGCGATCACCGCGAGCTGCCCGCCCGGCACCCAGGTGAACCTGTGGGCACCGCACTTCTCCGGCACCGCCCGGCTCGCCACCGGCACGGACACCGCCGTGTTCCGGTCGGTGAGCGGGCGCAGCCTGGCCGCGATGGAGCCGCTGGGCCGGACCCCGGCCTCCGGGCGGGTGCGGATCGAGCTGGTCCCCGACCGGCCCGGCCGCGTCCCGCCGGGCGCCGTCGGCTGCCTGGACACCGCCCGGCTGGACACCGCCGCCGCCCGCCTCACGGCCACCGGAGCCACGGCGGTCACCGTCTCGGACGGCACCCTGCACGCCCAACTGCCGCCCGGCAGCAGGGGACTCGCCGTCGTCGCCGCGCCCCGCATCGCCGGCTGGCGGTGCGCCGCGGGCGACGGCCCGGCTCGGCCCGCCGGCCAGTACCACGGTCTGATCGCCGTCCCCCTGGACGGCGGCCAGACCAGCCTGACCTGCACCTTCCACCCGCCCGGCCTACGGCTGGGCACGACCGTCGGGCTCGCCTCGCTCGCGGTCCTGCTCCTGCTCACCGCGGGCGCCGCCGTCCGCCGCCGACGCACCTCGGCGCCCGCCCCGACCGCACCACCGGCACCGCGCGAGCGCGCGACGGCCGCGCACTGA
- a CDS encoding CGNR zinc finger domain-containing protein: MDQETPVYLHRMPVPGEDRYVCLALVNSRFRVSHGQVDLLDGAEAAHLWLVRHEALPDRVPLNGRQAGRLRVLREALRALFEAHGSGGPPPADALDALNAALAAAPSTPRLGWGADGPRRDDVPDTGNPAAAALFLLAEDAADLLTGGDAAQLTECAAPGCDRWFLRSHGARRWCTTQCGNRVRAARAYAARKGTSP; this comes from the coding sequence CGTCTACCTGCACCGGATGCCCGTCCCCGGCGAGGACCGGTACGTCTGCCTGGCGCTGGTCAACAGCCGCTTCCGGGTCAGCCACGGCCAGGTCGACCTGCTCGACGGCGCCGAGGCCGCGCACCTGTGGCTGGTCCGGCACGAGGCGCTGCCCGACCGGGTGCCGCTGAACGGGCGGCAGGCCGGCCGGCTGCGCGTGCTCCGGGAGGCGCTGCGGGCCCTGTTCGAGGCGCACGGCAGCGGCGGCCCGCCGCCGGCCGACGCCCTCGACGCCCTCAACGCGGCCCTCGCCGCCGCCCCGTCCACGCCCCGCCTCGGCTGGGGCGCCGACGGCCCGCGCCGGGACGACGTCCCCGACACCGGCAACCCGGCCGCCGCCGCGCTGTTCCTGCTCGCCGAGGACGCCGCCGACCTGCTCACCGGGGGCGACGCGGCCCAGCTCACCGAGTGCGCCGCGCCCGGCTGCGACCGCTGGTTCCTGCGCTCCCACGGCGCCCGCCGCTGGTGCACCACCCAGTGCGGCAACCGGGTCCGGGCCGCGCGGGCGTATGCGGCCCGCAAAGGCACTTCACCTTGA